ATAGGTAACGGACATCTTGTGGTTATTGTTGCGGAGGAGGAAGGTGAGGTGCCACGTGGCGGAGACGGTTTGTGCGGTTGTGGAGAAGTTCTGGACGGAGAAGGTGGTGATGGTGAAGTGAGGGAGGGAAGGGCGGAGGACGAGCCAGGTGATAATGAGGACGACACCGAAGACGACGGCGAGGCAGATCATGGTGGCGATGAAGGCGCGGAAGAAGGAGCGGGAAGGGGAGTAGCGCTGTTGGTAGGGTTGGGGATTGTAGTACTGAGGATGGGGCTGGTAGGGAGGAGGTGCGGCGTAGGGGTAGGCGGTGGTGGATGGCGGTGGCGGTTGGCCACCGTTAGGGTGGTTGAAGGGTGGGGCCGGGTAACCGGTGGCGGTTCTAGAAGGTTCTTGCATTGATTTGAGCTGAGGTGAAGTTAAGTGAGTGAATAGTGAATTAGTGCGTAAGGAAAGAGAATGTGTTTGGATTTGGgggtttaatttcaaaattttaattttaattgaatttcatatCTCACGTCAACAACGGAACGCGCTTGTTACTTGTTGGGTGTAACGGCAAGGTTCTAAGGATTCCTTCAGTAAGAAGGAATAAAACAAACAACACTCGACCTATATTTTACAAGATGGTTCTTGATCTTTTCAGTAAATAGTAGTAATTATATTTATACTTGGCTTAAACTTTTGGCTTAGGATAAAGCTGTTATTTGATTGGGAACGGGGTGGACTGGACGGTGGTGCACAGATAAAGTTAACAGTTGCATATTCTTTAGGGGAAAACCACAATAAAATAAGTGCATTTCCTTTTCACATCGATATTGGTTAGTGCTTGATCCATTTGGCAAAAGGCATCCAAAAATCGTCGCTTGCATTCAAGttggatcttttttttttttatgtattcctATTATTCATATTCAGACGCGTAAATATTAATGCCCGTTTAAAAATGGAAAAACCTAATCCAGGGTTTAGAATAAATCACAATAAAATAATTCTGTAAATCTTTGAAGAGTTTGGGCCCGGATTTATGAAAGCCCAATCGTACATTAAATGTGCAATCAACCCATGTGACACGTCCTCCGGGCCTTTCTCACGCAAAAGACACAGATTATGGCAAAAAGAAAGAATCTACATTTGCGTATGGCATGGGAGTTGGGACTTGGGAGTGTGTGTTGACCATAAACAAGGTCGTGGTGTTTCAGATGAAATCATTGTAGGCCAACGTGTAAAACTATGTCTAacgaaaaaaacaaattaaagaatTGATTATTGTCCGATAATCAAAGTGATTCAAATTGATGACTTATGAATGACATTGAAAGATACTCGTTTTTACATATGTTTGTAGTTTTATTTAATTGATGACTTAGGAatgattttattctattttccccCAACATTGAATAATAAGTGATGTTTACAATTAACTAGAAATTGGCATGTTCATAGAAACACACTTGACCACAGAGATACAAACACACTTGGCCTCTTGGCTTTCGAGGAAATGCTTGAGAATCAAAATACTAAAATAGAATTGCATCGCCGGCTGTTACAATGTAATTTGATTTCCTATTAAGTGGCATCAGATTAAGCATGGTGACAGCTAATATAATCTAATCTACAcaagtttttctttgattttttttccaGAAAAAGTTAATGTAGatgggttaaaataataaaagttcaACTATTATATATGAACATGGAATTGTCACCACATTTTTTTTGAAAGGAGAACAAGTTCGACACATTTACTGGAACATACAAAGGTAGGGCAAAACACTAAATAACTCATAAATCATTTTCGACATAATTATCAACAACATAAGTTGATTTTGCACTATTTTTTTAGAACAACCAAACAATTTAGCAATACAATTCACTATAATTATTTTcctataattatttttctatttcataTAAGTGAGCTCACTAACTATATTTTTCGCACATCTTTTTTCAATGGCATCGACCTCCAACTCTTAAAGTGCTCTTTTATAGAGCCTGAAATATTCCAAACACGACCCACATAAGTAATCCATGCGCACCACACCTACCAAGCATACTCACACATTACAAACAAGTGTTGCACAGTTTCAATTTCTTTGTTACACATAACACAGATATTGTCTTTCGTTCAATAATGCCCAATTTACTCAAACGATCTTTTGTATTAACTCAGCCTACAAGCACAAACCAAGTAAATTATTGTAATTATTCTATAATTAGTAAAGATTTGTTTATATTAGGACATATTTGGTGCAAATTTGTTTTGAATAGATTTTATTacctgttattttctttccttcgtTAGGTTGTAAATAATCTTTATATTTTGTATGTAATCACTCTCTAGGTGAAACAATTTCAGGAATAATATTCAAAAATCTTCTTTTCAAGTTGGTATCCCGATTTTGAGGGTTCTGTTTCCGCATTTTTCAAGCATTTTTTCAGGCAGCCTTCATTACTGCAACTATACCTGTTTCGGTGTCCTGCTGCTGTCGCACACCGCCACCGAAATTTTTTTCCCGGCGAGTTTCTGAACAGTACCACCACCATCAGAAGCGGGATTTGTCGATCTACAAAGCCTAGGAGATTTCGTTCCCATCGGCGCGATCTCTTTGATTGCGACGCTGCTTGCCCAGACACGATCatcagttttttctttttttttcttcttttgtcttCCGTTTGTTGCCGATTCTTACCAATGACGAATGATAAGACTATACCTCTCATCAGCCCCAATGATTTACCGGTGTTACAAGGGTCGTATCATTTTGATGGGGCAACTACCTCCAATGGTCTCAACTAGTTCGCACTGCTCTCAAGGGCGAAAGAAATTAAATCATCTAGAAGAAAATCCTCCAACCATGACAGACCCCAAATATGAAGCCTAGGATGATGAGGATGCTCTTTTCATGACCTGGTTATGACATTCTATGACACCAGAAATCAGCCGTAATTATATGTTCTTCCCCACTGCTAAGGAGATTTGGAATAATCTAAGTCAGGCATACTCAATGAAGAAGGATACTACAGCATGTTATGAAATAGAAAACAAGATCTTCAATACCAAGCAAGGGAGCCTCTCCGTAACTGACTACTTTGGGACGCTGAATCGTTTGTGGATCGAGTTAGATCAGTATCAAAATTTGACTATGCAGTGCACACCTGATTCTATTACATTGACACAATTTATTGAAAGGATACGTATATTTAAATTTCTGTCTGGCTTGCACTCTGGATTTGATCCAATTCGAGTTTAAATTTTGGGTAAAGAAAATATTCATTCTCTCTCAGAAGTTTTTCATATTGTATGAGGGGAAGAAATTCGGAGGTCAGTCATGTTGGAAGGAGTAAATTCTGTTGATGGTTCAGCTCTAGCCATGAGCAAAGGTCCTTTAAAAGGTCCATCCCTTTCATATGGAAAGCCTCCCTCAAAGACTCACCGTGATGATCGCTAGTGCAGTTATTGTAGAAAAACGGGTCATACTAAGGACACATGTTTTAGACTTCATGGAAAGGAGAAGGTCCTCAAACGTATTAGAGGATTCAAATATGCCATACAAATACGTGCTAACCACACATTGTCTGATTCCGAAAGTGTGGAAGACCCAACTATCTCACAAGCTACAAAGGAGGCACCATCCCTTAGCAAAGAAGAATTAAACCGTTTACGTGGTCTTATGGACTCACTTAGTAAGACATCTAGACCTTGTGCTTTAACCATGAATGGTAAGAGTTCTAGCTTCTTATCCTTTAATGCTCCTAGCATTGAGAGTACCTGAATTGTAGACTCTGGTGCTACAGATCATATGAAACCTCATTCCGTTTCTTTTTTTATCTTACACTAATTCATCTGGTCACAAACAAATCACTGTTGCTAACAGTTCCTATATTTTTATTACTGGATATGGTAACATCCACCTTCAACCTTCTATCCATTTAAAAAATGTGCTTCGTGTTCCAAAATTATCTACTAACCTCTTGTCTATTCATTAGGTTACCAAAGACTTAAATTGTGCTGCAACTTTTTTTCATATTCATTGTGTATTTCAGGATCTTACTACGGGGAGGACGATTAGAATTGCTAAAGAGTAGGACGGGTTATACTCCTTACTGCATGAAAAGAGTACCACACAAAAGGCACTTAATTCAAATCATCAGACAAACATACCGTCATGGGAAAACTCTCAGACATGGCTTCAGTATAAACGTCTTGGTCATCCTCCATTTAGTACCCTAAAGTCTTTATTTCCTTTTCTATTTACAAAAGTGCATGTTGAGTCTTTTCAATGTGATGTTTATCAATTAGCTAAACACCATTGGACTACTTTTTCTcccaataataataaaagttctAAACCTTTTGATCTTGTTCATTTTGATGTGTGGGGACTTTCAGCTATTAGTAATATTTCTAGTGCAAAGTggtttgtttcttttattgatgattgtaCTCGAGTTACTTGGATCTTTCTCATGAAAGATAAATCTAAAGTTTTTcacttgtttaaaattttttaccaaaTAGTTCGAACACAATTTGAAAGCCCGATTAAGAGATTACGTTCTGATAATGGCAGAGAATATGTGAACTAAAATTTTTTCAAGTTCCTTAAGGATAATGGAGTTATTCATGAATTGACCTGTGTAGACACCCCTCAACAGAATGGGGTGGCAGAAAGGAAAAATCATCATCTTCTTGAGGTTACTCGAGCATTACTCTTCCAAACGTCTGTTCCTAAGTCTTACTGGGGGGAAGCTGTCCTAACGGCCACTTATTTGATTAATAGATTACCATCTTGGGTCCTAGATGGTGTTATCCTTGTTCAATTTCTGACCAGAATTTACCCCTCTATCCCTATTATAAATAGTCTTCAAAGTCGTATCTTTGGCTATCTTATTTTTGTTCATATTCATAGTTCTCATTGGGGTAAGTTGGATCCTCAGACAATCAAATGTGTCTTTATAGATTATGCTTCAAACAAAAAGGGATATAAATGCTATCATCCTCAAAGTCATAGATTCTATATCTCCAAGGATGTCCCATTTCATGAGTCCGAGTCCTTCTTTTCTAGTTCTCAGCTTCAAGGGGAGAGTATTCCAGAAGCTGAGACCCTTAATTCGTCACCTGTTATTGCAGAATTCCACTTTTTCGGAGGATAACAAAGACCCTGAATCAGAATCGCTACTAGAAAAGAATAATGAGGAGAATAATGAGGACATGTTTTTTGAAAAACAATATCAGCGAAGGTAGCAAGAACCCATCCTGGTCAAATAGCAATTTCATTCGTCTGAATGGAGGTAAGACCTCATACCCTTGAGACTCTTGACACCTTGAATACCACTTGTGTAACTAACCTAGATGATTTACCTATTGccatgagaaaagaaaaaagatccCGTGCCAAATATCCTATTTCCAAATTTGTGTCCACTAAAAATATTTCTGTATAACACCAGAATTTTCTTTCAACTATTGATTCTGTCAGAATCCCTACATCAGTACAAGAAGCCTTAAAAGATGAGAACTGGGTTCGAGCTATGAATGAAGAAATGGGTGCATTAGAAAGGAACGAGACTTGGGAGATTGTAGAGAGACCAATGGACAAGAAAGCAGTGGGTTGTAGGTGGATATACACAGttaaatatcaatctaatggcaCACTGGACAAATATAAAGCAAGGTTGGTTGCAAAAGGACATACCCAAACCTATGGGATTGATTATGCAGAGACATTTCTCTGGTGGCAAAAATGAATACCGTCAGAATTATCCTCTCCTTAGCAGCACACTTTGGTTGGGAGATGCATCAATTTGATGTTAAAAATGCCTTCTTGCATGAAAGTCTAGAAGAAGAAGTGTACATGGAGATTCCACCAGGATATGGTATCACTAGTGAAGGAAATAAGGTGTGCAGACTAAAAAAGACATTGTATGGTCTTAAACAGTCACCTCGTGCCTGGTTTGGAAGATTTACTCAAGCTATGATATCTTTAGGGTATCGACAAAGCTAAGGTGATCATACTCTGTTTATCAAACATTCACAGGAAGGCAAACTCACTCTACTCTTGATCTATGTAGATGATATGATTATTGCAGGTGATGATGAGTTAGAAAAACAGACTTTGAAAGAAAAGTTAGCCACTCAGTTTGAGATGAAGGATCTTGGCAAGCTAAAGTACTTTCTTGGGATAGAGGTTGCTTACTCTAGACAAGGCATCTTTATTTTCCAAAGAAAATATATCCTAGATCTCCTCAAAGAAATTGGTAAGTTGGATTGTAAGATCACTGGAGTACCCATAGAGCAAAATCATAGAATTGGAAATAATGAAAAAAGTCCAAAGGTGGAGAAGACACAGTATCAAAGGCTTGTGGAGAAACTCATCTACTTATCACACATTAGGCCTGACATAGCCTATGCAGTTAGTGTGGTTTGTCAATTCATGCATGATCTAAGAGAGAGATATTTGCAGGCTGTAAACAGGATTATTCAGTATTTGAAAGCCTCTCCAAGGAAAGGATTGCTATTCAAAAAGGAAGGAATTTTATCCATGAAAATATATACTGATGCTGACTACGCAGGATCAATTATTGATAGGAGATCC
This region of Arachis hypogaea cultivar Tifrunner chromosome 8, arahy.Tifrunner.gnm2.J5K5, whole genome shotgun sequence genomic DNA includes:
- the LOC112706946 gene encoding uncharacterized protein At1g08160 is translated as MGTKSPRLCRSTNPASDGGGTVQKLAGKKISVAVCDSSRTPKQLKSMQEPSRTATGYPAPPFNHPNGGQPPPPSTTAYPYAAPPPYQPHPQYYNPQPYQQRYSPSRSFFRAFIATMICLAVVFGVVLIITWLVLRPSLPHFTITTFSVQNFSTTAQTVSATWHLTFLLRNNNHKMSVTYNVLRPSLFYHSNYLADSQLPPFKQDTRSENTLNATLVAVDAYLEPRAVIDLNAEKSSGSVTFDVQLLASASFRSGSWRFRPRVLKVLCRKVPVGLTSKSSSGQLVGGSRECQVWT